The DNA window ACGCGAGGCCCAGCATGGAAGGATCGGAGAAGATCAGGAAGGTCGTCACGTCATTGGCAACCCGTCCGACGCCGAATCCGAGGATCACGGCATAGCCGGCAAGGACGAAGAGAGCGGCCAGCACGATCCGGTAGCGCAGAACAACCCGACATTCATTTGCGAGCAGCGCCAGGCCCATTTTCATTCGCTGATCTCGGTCGCCACTTTGATGAATACGTCATCAAGACTGGGTTCAACGCTTCGCAGCGACACGATCCGGTCCGCTGCAAGCAATTCGCGAAACCTACTGTTCTCGCCGAGCGCGGCGAGCGGAAAAGTCTCGGTTTTGTCGCTTTCGCCCGCCCGATGCGCGACCTCGACCCGAGGCTCGGCCATGCTCCGCTTCAGGTTCGAAGGCGCCCCCGATTTGACGATGCGACCCGCGATCAGGAACCCCACGCGGTCGCAAATGCGCTCGGCTACCGCCATGTCATGTGTGGCCATGAGGATGGTTTTGCCACGCGCTTTCAAATTAAGGATCAGGGAGCTGATGAGCCGCACTCTTGCGGGATCCTGTCCTGAGGTTGGCTCATCGAGAAAGTAGAGTTCGGGATCATGCAGGAGCGCCCGCGCCAGGTTCAGACGGATTTTCATACCTTTCGACAGGTCCTGAACGCGCTTCGAAGCGTGTTCGAGCAAGTCGACTTGAGCCAGCACCTCATCGAGGGGCGGCTCCGTTCCCCCTTGCAGCGATGCAAAGAGTTCGAGGTTCTCTCGGGCAGTCAGCTGCTGGTAGGCGGCGGGGAGCTCGAAAGAGACCCCGACCCTTCGATAGAACTCCCTCGCCAAGTTGCGCGCTTCGCAGCCCAGAACGCGAACCGTCCCCGAGTAGTTTTTCTCGAAGCCGAGAAGGATGGATTGCAGCGTCGATTTACCCGACCCGGACGGCCCGAGTATTCCGAAGACCTCGCCTTCCCTAACCGTCAGATCGAGACCTTTCAGAACTTCCTGCGATCGTCTGTAGCCAAAGCGTAGGGTCGATATCAGGATGGTATCAGTCATGTCGGGCTCACGACCCCGCCGAGGGTTGTGTGTCGTCCAGCCGATGGCACATATGATGGTCTCTTTGCTGCAAGATGACCTGTCGACCCCAAAGCACCGGCGACGGGCAAATGCCCTTGGCAGGGATCATGATGTCGCTCTCGTGTCCCGCGTTCTGTCAGCATTTCCTCTGAACACCTTGGTGGCTGTCGCACGAATTTGATCGTCCGAACAAGCGCGTGCCTGTCGAAAGGCGACGCTCCTGAGCGTATTGGCGGGCAATGAGGTCAGTTTGGCGCGAAGTGACGTTCCGGCACATTGCGACACGGCAAGCGTCACTTGCGAAGATTCCGAGGTATCGTGCTGCTCGAACATCGGGGCGAGCATCAAGAAAGAAGCCTGTCGATGAGCACCCACTGCACCAAAAATGGACTGGGCGACTTCACCAAGCATGAGTTGGACGCGAAAGACCGATCGAACGCTCGAATGATCACCAGGCATTCGATGGTGCTATGATCGGCCCTCAGCCCATGCATATTCGACCTGGATCGCGACATAGCGCGCTACATCTTCGCCGTAAGCCGTCGAAATAGCAGCCAGCGTCTCGTCGAGCGCTCGCGCAGCCGGGCCACGCTCGACCTCGACCATCCTCGAAACTTTGGTCGCCGGATCACTCAGGTCAGCAAGCGCCAAGCCGCTATCCAGTTC is part of the Erythrobacter litoralis genome and encodes:
- a CDS encoding ABC transporter ATP-binding protein — its product is MTDTILISTLRFGYRRSQEVLKGLDLTVREGEVFGILGPSGSGKSTLQSILLGFEKNYSGTVRVLGCEARNLAREFYRRVGVSFELPAAYQQLTARENLELFASLQGGTEPPLDEVLAQVDLLEHASKRVQDLSKGMKIRLNLARALLHDPELYFLDEPTSGQDPARVRLISSLILNLKARGKTILMATHDMAVAERICDRVGFLIAGRIVKSGAPSNLKRSMAEPRVEVAHRAGESDKTETFPLAALGENSRFRELLAADRIVSLRSVEPSLDDVFIKVATEISE